Proteins found in one Thermaerobacter subterraneus DSM 13965 genomic segment:
- a CDS encoding RsmB/NOP family class I SAM-dependent RNA methyltransferase, whose amino-acid sequence MATAVFERYRTIIDDWEAFQAALARPQPATLRVNRLKADPGALRTRLEERGFRLEPYDWYPDLWRVVEEPFPPALTLEHWLGWFYLQEAAAAVPVLALDPRPGEVVLDLSAAPGGKSTQMAERMGGRGMVVANDPDPRRLAALAHNLQRLGITMAVVTRADGRQFPGGVAFDRVLVDAPCSAEGNARRSARAREGAGRHQRRRLPAVQEALLRRGLALARPGGVVVYSTCTFAPEENEAVVDRILREAEGAVRLEPLPPGLPGTAGVTAWEGRRFRPEVELCRRLYPHHLDSGGMFVARLRKEGPVPWEEPGGPGAVPPGGAGPGGGPDGVGWQAADAGLREQVVAWFRQEFGLDEAVLAGLYAYSSEGQGIWLASLPRIPGWEERWSVGLRLVRAHGATWKPTSFGLVQWGSAATRNVVDLEKEALRALLEGRQVTPPPGAPLERRGWVVLRYRGYAVGCGFWDGERLRSALPQERAGELRSILAR is encoded by the coding sequence GTGGCGACGGCCGTGTTCGAACGCTACCGCACCATCATCGACGACTGGGAAGCCTTCCAGGCCGCCCTGGCCCGGCCCCAGCCGGCCACCCTCAGGGTGAACCGCCTCAAGGCGGATCCCGGCGCCCTGCGCACCCGTCTGGAAGAACGCGGCTTCCGCCTCGAGCCCTACGACTGGTATCCGGACCTCTGGCGGGTGGTGGAGGAACCGTTCCCGCCCGCCCTGACCCTGGAGCACTGGCTGGGCTGGTTCTACCTCCAGGAGGCGGCGGCGGCCGTGCCCGTCCTGGCCCTGGACCCCCGGCCGGGGGAGGTGGTGCTGGATCTCAGCGCCGCCCCGGGCGGCAAGTCGACCCAGATGGCCGAGCGCATGGGCGGCCGGGGCATGGTGGTGGCCAACGACCCCGACCCGCGCCGCCTGGCGGCGCTGGCCCACAACCTCCAGCGCCTGGGGATCACCATGGCCGTGGTGACCCGGGCCGACGGCCGCCAGTTCCCCGGCGGGGTGGCCTTCGACCGGGTGCTGGTCGACGCGCCCTGCTCGGCGGAAGGCAACGCCCGGCGCAGCGCCCGGGCCCGGGAGGGGGCCGGCCGGCACCAGCGACGGCGGCTGCCGGCCGTCCAGGAGGCCCTGCTCCGGCGGGGCCTGGCGCTGGCCCGGCCGGGCGGCGTGGTGGTGTATTCCACCTGCACCTTCGCGCCGGAGGAGAACGAGGCCGTGGTCGACCGGATCCTGCGGGAGGCGGAGGGGGCCGTGCGGCTGGAGCCCCTGCCGCCGGGCCTGCCCGGAACGGCCGGGGTGACCGCCTGGGAGGGGCGGCGTTTCCGGCCGGAAGTGGAGCTCTGCCGGCGGCTCTACCCGCACCACCTGGACTCGGGCGGCATGTTCGTGGCCCGGCTGCGGAAGGAAGGTCCCGTCCCGTGGGAAGAACCCGGCGGCCCCGGGGCCGTCCCGCCAGGCGGGGCCGGCCCCGGTGGCGGCCCGGACGGGGTGGGGTGGCAGGCTGCCGACGCCGGCCTGCGGGAGCAGGTGGTGGCCTGGTTCCGGCAGGAGTTCGGTCTGGACGAGGCGGTGCTGGCCGGCCTTTACGCCTATTCCAGCGAGGGGCAGGGGATCTGGCTGGCGTCGCTGCCCCGCATTCCGGGCTGGGAGGAGCGGTGGTCGGTGGGGCTCCGGCTGGTCCGGGCCCACGGAGCCACCTGGAAGCCCACCAGCTTTGGCCTGGTGCAGTGGGGTTCAGCGGCCACGCGGAATGTGGTCGACCTGGAGAAGGAGGCCTTGCGGGCGCTGCTGGAAGGCCGGCAGGTGACGCCGCCGCCCGGGGCGCCGCTGGAGAGGCGGGGTTGGGTCGTCCTGCGTTACCGGGGCTACGCCGTAGGGTGCGGGTTCTGGGACGGCGAGCGCCTGCGTTCCGCGCTGCCCCAGGAACGGGCGGGGGAACTGCGCAGCATTCTGGCCCGCTAA
- a CDS encoding peroxiredoxin: MLGPGDPAPDFTAVDDAGRSVRLSDFRGRPVVLYFYPKDYTPGCTAEACHFRDRHADLEALGAVVLGVSPDPPQTHQGFRQRHRLPFRLLADPDRSLAAAYGVRRDLPVIGRFVPLVDRVTFVIGPDGRILGVLRGIPPNRHAEKALELLQGELQVPTKRG; encoded by the coding sequence ATGCTCGGTCCCGGTGACCCTGCCCCCGACTTCACCGCCGTCGACGATGCAGGCCGCTCGGTTCGCCTCTCGGACTTCCGCGGAAGGCCCGTCGTCTTGTACTTCTATCCCAAGGACTACACACCCGGCTGCACGGCGGAAGCCTGCCACTTCCGGGACCGCCATGCCGACCTGGAAGCCCTGGGGGCCGTGGTGCTGGGCGTCAGTCCGGACCCGCCCCAAACCCACCAGGGCTTCCGCCAGCGGCACCGCCTGCCGTTCCGCCTCCTTGCGGACCCCGACCGGAGCCTGGCCGCCGCGTACGGGGTGCGGCGGGACCTACCCGTCATCGGCCGGTTCGTCCCCCTGGTGGACCGGGTGACCTTCGTGATCGGGCCCGACGGGCGGATCCTTGGGGTGCTTCGGGGGATCCCGCCCAACCGTCATGCGGAGAAGGCGCTCGAGCTGCTTCAAGGCGAGTTGCAGGTTCCAACGAAACGCGGATGA
- a CDS encoding GNAT family N-acetyltransferase, giving the protein MGIEIRRAMPADAAGIARVQVATWRSTYRGVIPDAYLDAMEEEPRARWWQDVIARDAGDAGSSFVVVAVDGVTLGGDAGAADGGGSGREAGSGASGDEFRAGRTGAHQVGVPLDVERRPVAKHPAGAARTLARKGDDPVATAERVVGFAAAGPERSGDPEFRGELGAIYVLEEYQGRGVGRRLVAAAVRELLARGHRSMLVWVLAQNPYRRFYETLGGTRVRTRTIAIGGVDLEEWGYGWANLEGLLRRLEGQGS; this is encoded by the coding sequence ATGGGCATCGAGATTCGCCGGGCGATGCCGGCCGATGCGGCCGGCATCGCCCGGGTGCAGGTGGCCACGTGGCGCAGCACCTACCGGGGGGTGATCCCCGACGCGTACCTGGATGCCATGGAGGAGGAACCCCGGGCCCGGTGGTGGCAGGACGTCATCGCCCGCGACGCGGGAGATGCCGGTTCGTCCTTCGTGGTGGTGGCGGTGGATGGGGTAACCCTTGGCGGCGATGCTGGGGCCGCCGACGGGGGCGGCTCGGGCCGGGAGGCCGGTAGTGGTGCCTCCGGCGACGAATTCCGGGCGGGCAGGACGGGTGCGCACCAAGTAGGGGTCCCGCTGGATGTGGAGCGCCGGCCGGTGGCGAAGCACCCGGCGGGAGCGGCCCGGACCTTGGCGCGGAAGGGAGACGACCCGGTGGCAACGGCGGAGCGGGTGGTGGGCTTCGCCGCCGCGGGCCCGGAGCGGTCGGGGGACCCCGAGTTCCGCGGGGAGCTGGGCGCCATCTACGTGCTCGAGGAGTACCAGGGGCGCGGCGTAGGCCGGCGGCTGGTGGCGGCGGCCGTCCGGGAACTGCTGGCCCGCGGTCATCGGTCGATGCTGGTGTGGGTGCTGGCCCAAAACCCTTACCGGCGTTTCTACGAGACCCTGGGTGGCACTCGCGTCCGTACCCGGACCATTGCGATCGGCGGGGTGGACCTGGAGGAGTGGGGGTACGGATGGGCGAACCTCGAGGGGTTGTTGCGAAGGCTGGAGGGACAGGGCTCCTGA
- the pckA gene encoding phosphoenolpyruvate carboxykinase (ATP) yields the protein MDARFRDDYEPAPHASRKVAPVVHRNLPAAQLVELALARGEGQLSDTGALVVTTGKYTGRSPRDKFIVDEPSVHPHIGWGPVNQPFPRDRFDRLYERVQQYLRQRNHFIFDGFAGADPAYRLRVRVVTEYAWHSLFARQLFLRPEPEELRGFEPDFTVLYAPTFHADPRTDGTRSETFILVSFERRTVLIGGTEYAGEIKKSIFSVLNYLLPERGVLPMHCSANVGPDGDVALFFGLSGTGKTTLSADPERRLIGDDEHGWSERGIFNFEGGCYAKCINLSREYEPQIWNAIRFGAVLENVILDPQTRQPLYDRADLTENTRAAYPVEFIDGAVIPGVAGHARTVFFLSADAFGVLPPIARLTPEQAMYYFLSGYTSKLAGTERGVTSPEATFSTCFGEPFLPRRPVEYARMLGERLRQHGTRVYLVNTGWTGGPYGVGSRMKLPYTRAMIRAALRGELDGVEHRVDPVFGLAVPVACPGVPSEVLDPRGTWADPEAYDRQARELAARFVENFRRFEGVSEEIKAAGPRVG from the coding sequence ATGGACGCACGTTTCCGGGACGATTACGAACCCGCACCCCACGCCAGCCGCAAGGTGGCGCCGGTGGTGCACCGCAACCTGCCCGCCGCCCAGCTGGTCGAACTGGCCCTGGCGCGCGGGGAGGGCCAGCTGAGCGACACGGGCGCACTGGTGGTCACCACCGGCAAGTACACCGGCCGCTCACCCAGGGACAAGTTCATCGTGGACGAACCGTCGGTGCACCCGCACATCGGGTGGGGTCCGGTGAACCAGCCCTTCCCGCGGGACCGGTTCGACCGGCTCTACGAGCGGGTCCAGCAGTACCTGCGCCAGCGCAATCACTTCATCTTCGACGGATTTGCCGGGGCCGACCCCGCCTACCGGCTGCGGGTCCGGGTGGTGACGGAGTACGCCTGGCACAGCCTGTTCGCCCGGCAGCTGTTCCTCCGCCCCGAGCCGGAGGAGCTGCGCGGGTTCGAGCCCGACTTCACCGTGCTCTACGCCCCGACCTTCCACGCCGACCCGCGCACCGACGGGACGCGCTCGGAGACCTTCATCCTGGTCAGCTTCGAGCGCCGCACGGTGCTGATCGGGGGTACGGAGTACGCGGGCGAGATCAAGAAGTCGATCTTCAGCGTGCTCAACTACCTCTTGCCCGAGCGGGGCGTGCTGCCCATGCACTGCTCCGCCAACGTGGGTCCCGACGGCGACGTGGCCCTGTTCTTCGGCCTGTCGGGGACGGGCAAGACCACGCTGTCGGCCGACCCGGAGCGGCGCCTGATCGGCGACGACGAGCACGGCTGGTCGGAGCGGGGGATCTTCAACTTCGAGGGCGGCTGCTACGCCAAGTGCATCAACCTCTCCCGCGAGTACGAGCCCCAGATCTGGAACGCCATCCGCTTCGGCGCGGTGCTGGAGAACGTGATCCTGGACCCGCAGACGCGGCAGCCCCTCTACGACCGGGCGGATCTGACCGAGAATACGCGGGCCGCCTATCCGGTCGAGTTCATCGACGGCGCGGTGATCCCGGGTGTGGCGGGCCACGCGCGGACCGTGTTCTTCCTCAGTGCCGACGCCTTCGGCGTGCTGCCGCCCATCGCCCGGCTGACGCCGGAGCAGGCCATGTACTATTTCCTGTCCGGTTACACCAGCAAGCTGGCGGGCACCGAGCGGGGCGTGACCTCGCCCGAGGCGACCTTCTCGACCTGCTTCGGCGAGCCGTTCCTGCCGCGGCGGCCGGTGGAGTACGCCCGCATGCTGGGCGAGAGGCTGCGGCAGCACGGGACGCGGGTGTACCTGGTCAACACGGGCTGGACCGGCGGGCCCTACGGCGTCGGCAGCCGGATGAAGCTGCCCTACACGCGGGCGATGATCCGCGCCGCCCTGCGGGGCGAGCTGGACGGCGTGGAGCACCGGGTCGACCCGGTCTTCGGGCTCGCCGTGCCGGTGGCCTGCCCGGGCGTGCCGTCCGAGGTGCTGGATCCGCGGGGGACCTGGGCCGACCCCGAGGCCTACGACCGCCAGGCCCGGGAACTGGCTGCCCGCTTCGTGGAGAACTTCCGTCGCTTCGAGGGCGTCTCGGAGGAGATCAAGGCCGCGGGGCCGCGGGTGGGGTAG
- the rsgA gene encoding ribosome small subunit-dependent GTPase A, producing MRSDIRVVMAGERCYANLTRVPLVVGDRVRFVVEGNHAVILEVLPRKSKLVRMRGDATRRSAFSKEEHVLAANVDVAVIVASAAAPPFHPRLIDRYLIMCQYGGIRPLICVNKIDLVTTRPDLSLYTDMDIPVVYVSALTGAGMERLKQHLRGRCSVLTGKSGVGKSSIFNALLRESIQRVGELTRTGRGRHTTTSSLMYRLDHDTFIIDTPGIRSLGLWDIDPDSLRLYFPDFLPFATACRYRDCSHTHEPDCAVKEAVSRGEVAPGRYESYRRLMNELVGK from the coding sequence GTGCGCAGCGACATCCGTGTTGTGATGGCGGGTGAGCGGTGCTACGCGAACCTGACCCGCGTGCCGCTCGTGGTCGGCGACCGGGTTCGGTTTGTTGTCGAGGGGAACCATGCCGTCATACTCGAGGTGCTGCCCCGCAAGAGCAAACTGGTCCGGATGCGGGGGGATGCCACACGCCGCTCGGCCTTCAGCAAAGAGGAACACGTCCTGGCCGCGAACGTGGACGTGGCCGTGATCGTCGCCTCAGCTGCCGCGCCGCCCTTTCATCCGCGGCTGATCGACCGGTACCTCATCATGTGCCAGTATGGTGGCATCCGCCCCCTCATCTGCGTTAACAAGATCGATCTGGTGACTACCCGTCCGGATTTGAGCCTGTACACCGACATGGACATCCCCGTGGTCTACGTATCGGCGCTCACCGGGGCCGGCATGGAGAGGCTGAAGCAACACCTGCGCGGCAGGTGTTCGGTGCTCACGGGAAAGAGCGGCGTCGGCAAGTCCAGCATCTTCAATGCCTTGCTTCGTGAAAGCATCCAACGCGTGGGCGAGCTGACCCGCACGGGCCGGGGCAGGCACACGACTACCAGTTCATTGATGTACCGGTTGGATCACGACACCTTCATCATCGATACGCCGGGGATTCGCTCGCTGGGGCTGTGGGACATCGACCCGGATTCATTGCGGTTATATTTCCCCGACTTCTTGCCTTTCGCCACGGCGTGCAGGTACCGGGACTGCAGTCACACCCATGAGCCGGATTGTGCGGTTAAGGAGGCCGTCAGCCGTGGCGAGGTGGCCCCGGGACGTTACGAGAGTTACCGTCGCCTGATGAACGAGCTGGTAGGGAAGTGA
- the hepT gene encoding type VII toxin-antitoxin system HepT family RNase toxin, with product MVRKLRVTGEFVRVDERLYRLPGVFARFDGLVAAFLHGSYGTPHQTPLSDVDLAVVYRAERLPDLRELANLQGAVEDALGLEDVSVTVLNRTPLPFQFRGLTNGGLLYVADPVALADFRERVCKLYGDFDPDYRRLALDYDRALKEAYAPMYGVPPSHSSGGSQDPGRAKGEGPDPGGPTPTDEPGWPMAGPRRDGPERVPEDRPAINGGSPAAPMGVIDREKVRDKLEFIRRNLVHLEALARRGPAALRDDKIAEGAAVHMLQTSIEAMIDVANHVVARLGLGVPKSYREAFDPPVEAGRLPAEHRSTFHRMVRFRNRAVHLYDTISPEEVHAILACPMGDFDLCIGAVVRRFF from the coding sequence GTGGTCCGTAAGCTGCGGGTGACCGGCGAGTTCGTCCGCGTCGACGAGCGGCTCTACCGCCTTCCGGGCGTCTTCGCCCGGTTCGACGGCCTGGTGGCCGCATTCCTCCACGGCAGTTACGGCACCCCGCACCAGACGCCTCTGAGCGACGTGGACCTGGCCGTGGTCTACCGGGCGGAGCGGCTTCCGGACCTCCGGGAACTCGCGAACCTCCAGGGCGCCGTGGAAGACGCTTTGGGCCTCGAAGACGTGTCCGTCACCGTCCTCAATCGGACGCCGCTGCCCTTTCAGTTCCGCGGCCTCACCAACGGCGGGCTGCTCTACGTCGCGGATCCCGTGGCCCTGGCAGACTTCCGGGAACGCGTCTGCAAGCTTTACGGCGACTTCGACCCCGACTACCGGCGCCTGGCGTTGGACTACGACCGGGCGCTGAAGGAGGCCTACGCGCCGATGTACGGGGTGCCGCCCTCCCATTCTTCTGGCGGGTCCCAGGATCCGGGCAGGGCCAAGGGAGAAGGTCCGGATCCCGGCGGCCCCACACCCACGGACGAACCCGGCTGGCCGATGGCAGGACCGCGTCGGGATGGCCCCGAGCGGGTGCCGGAGGATCGGCCGGCCATAAACGGCGGGTCCCCGGCCGCACCGATGGGCGTCATCGACCGGGAGAAGGTACGGGACAAGCTCGAGTTCATTCGGAGGAACCTGGTGCACCTCGAGGCCCTCGCCCGGCGCGGACCCGCTGCCTTGCGCGACGACAAGATCGCCGAGGGCGCGGCCGTCCACATGCTACAGACCTCCATCGAGGCGATGATCGACGTGGCCAACCACGTGGTGGCCCGCCTGGGGCTTGGCGTTCCCAAGTCGTACCGCGAAGCCTTCGACCCGCCGGTGGAGGCCGGGCGCCTCCCCGCGGAGCACCGGTCCACCTTCCACCGGATGGTCCGCTTCCGCAATCGCGCGGTGCACCTGTACGACACGATCTCGCCCGAAGAGGTTCATGCGATCCTGGCCTGTCCCATGGGGGACTTCGACCTGTGTATCGGAGCCGTGGTCCGACGGTTCTTCTAA
- a CDS encoding SIMPL domain-containing protein: MSPDAEPRQPTLFATGYGTVSVTPDVAVLRFYVYRTHPTNHMAAYRAAVDAAQQVIAALREEGLADDALRTVDIETNTRHHTDRQGRRHLIEHEVRYVLEARVRDFELAGKLVGRALAAGASEATLWGFEISDVRELELQAVEHAVRHARERAEAAARAAGVRVGPPLRMNLRLSGRASRYDYRDSFVVYSAGPAEEPAAPISPGQREIGAEVEVTFALEPSG; this comes from the coding sequence GTGTCGCCGGATGCCGAACCCCGCCAACCCACCCTCTTCGCCACCGGATACGGAACGGTCTCGGTCACGCCCGACGTGGCGGTGTTGCGGTTCTACGTCTACAGGACGCATCCCACGAACCACATGGCTGCCTACCGGGCGGCGGTCGATGCCGCGCAGCAGGTCATCGCCGCCCTGCGGGAAGAGGGACTCGCCGACGACGCCCTGCGGACCGTGGACATCGAAACCAACACCCGTCACCACACCGATCGCCAAGGTCGCCGGCACCTGATCGAACACGAGGTCCGGTACGTCCTGGAAGCCCGAGTGCGGGACTTCGAGCTGGCGGGCAAGCTGGTCGGGCGGGCTCTGGCTGCGGGGGCCAGCGAGGCGACCTTGTGGGGGTTTGAGATTTCCGACGTGCGGGAACTGGAGCTGCAGGCCGTTGAACATGCCGTCCGGCACGCGCGGGAGCGGGCTGAGGCGGCCGCCCGGGCGGCGGGAGTCCGGGTCGGTCCACCACTCCGGATGAACTTGCGCCTGAGTGGCCGCGCGTCCCGCTATGACTACCGCGATTCTTTCGTGGTGTACTCGGCAGGACCCGCAGAGGAACCTGCCGCTCCCATCAGCCCCGGCCAGCGGGAGATCGGCGCCGAGGTCGAGGTGACCTTCGCCCTCGAGCCGAGCGGCTGA
- a CDS encoding NAD-binding protein: MLAGLLQVAAEGLVLAERLGVDRQAFLDLLESGPAAAPLLKMKLPSWRNGDFPPQFQLALMHKDLGLALAAAHEARVPLPATAQVAQTYAAATAGGLGHLDFSAILREVERRGGGPGGESGERAGGGLKVSVPVGAWGALCCG, translated from the coding sequence GTGCTGGCGGGGCTGCTGCAGGTGGCGGCCGAGGGCCTGGTCCTGGCCGAGCGCCTGGGGGTCGACCGGCAGGCGTTCCTCGACTTGCTCGAATCCGGGCCGGCCGCGGCGCCCCTGCTCAAGATGAAGCTGCCCTCGTGGCGCAACGGGGACTTCCCGCCCCAGTTCCAGCTGGCCCTGATGCACAAGGACCTCGGCCTGGCCTTGGCGGCCGCTCACGAGGCACGGGTGCCGCTGCCCGCCACCGCCCAGGTGGCCCAGACCTACGCCGCCGCCACGGCCGGGGGGCTGGGGCATCTCGACTTTAGCGCGATCCTGCGCGAGGTGGAGCGGCGGGGGGGGGGGCCGGGAGGCGAATCCGGGGAGCGGGCCGGAGGCGGCTTGAAGGTCTCCGTTCCCGTGGGCGCCTGGGGCGCCCTGTGCTGCGGCTGA
- a CDS encoding CPBP family intramembrane glutamic endopeptidase, whose amino-acid sequence MEQRNGTPSLWMLYLSAVYVGVFGFLILLLGDAKTPSWSELLALGDARQVWGLGTILGLLAVAMQIGIAVFLPERLWADDGTNAFFTRLSYAHIVLLMALTALGEELFFRATIQSLLLRWIPSVAVGLAVAAAVFAVAHVRYVTRPVLLAGAWGIGLLLGWGYWFTGSIWTAVWAHFLVNVTMTVLGKHGWFLPGWRSSKGERRRLRRPGP is encoded by the coding sequence GTGGAACAGCGGAACGGGACGCCCTCCCTGTGGATGCTCTACCTGAGCGCCGTGTACGTCGGGGTGTTTGGTTTCCTCATCCTCCTGCTCGGCGATGCCAAGACGCCCTCGTGGTCCGAACTGCTCGCGCTGGGGGATGCGCGGCAGGTGTGGGGCCTGGGAACGATCCTGGGCCTCCTCGCCGTGGCGATGCAAATCGGCATCGCCGTGTTCCTCCCCGAACGGTTGTGGGCCGACGACGGTACCAACGCCTTCTTCACCCGGCTCAGCTACGCCCACATCGTCCTGCTGATGGCCTTGACGGCCCTCGGCGAGGAGCTCTTCTTCCGGGCAACGATCCAATCCCTGCTCCTTCGCTGGATCCCCTCCGTGGCCGTAGGCCTAGCGGTGGCAGCGGCCGTCTTCGCCGTGGCCCACGTGCGGTATGTGACGCGGCCCGTGCTGCTGGCGGGGGCGTGGGGGATCGGGCTCCTCCTGGGTTGGGGATATTGGTTCACTGGCAGCATCTGGACCGCGGTGTGGGCGCACTTCCTGGTCAACGTCACCATGACCGTGCTGGGGAAGCACGGGTGGTTCCTGCCGGGGTGGAGATCGTCGAAGGGGGAGCGCCGGCGGCTCCGACGGCCCGGACCGTAG
- a CDS encoding MFS transporter, producing the protein MDVEPYHPGQVTAKGPHRRRFFRIRPDRHRLPLYRFYVYGLLEAVQFDQFVWMLYLLGHGFSLAQVSLVYVVYQATIFTTEVPSGYLADRLGRRTFLVAGMACKATAALLLLYPVNLGVVLASAALTGLARTLPSGTNLAYFREVAEKVAGAAAEAAQNRDPAESPSPPGRTGPDGHPREVAAFDRLLATYVTLTATGTLLAGWVGGLVAGRSFQWLYALEAAVAATGMIVAAGLPRTGGGSGPVLHGAGGAGVRRGDLLASLASRWSLARSTWTVASRHWQTLALVVVVALTWAGSAAATEYTQPLLLALGASPGAVSTLLAGASLVTMAGARLAGAWRGPRRAVFVLIPWLLAAGALLRALAAVPSVGAHRVVTGPAEPDGGLALLNPALALAVGGLVLHRLAGGASQVTFNARLLEAAPAHLRGTVLSAANTLWAALSLTSFPVLGYAGERWGLGVLFGILAVVHAVTALAAVRVRTRSDRGVSS; encoded by the coding sequence ATGGACGTGGAGCCCTACCATCCGGGGCAGGTCACTGCCAAGGGCCCCCACCGGCGCCGGTTCTTCCGCATCCGCCCGGACCGGCACCGGCTCCCCCTTTACCGATTCTACGTCTACGGGCTCTTGGAAGCCGTGCAGTTCGACCAGTTCGTGTGGATGCTCTACCTGCTGGGCCACGGGTTCTCCCTGGCGCAGGTATCCCTGGTGTACGTGGTCTACCAGGCGACCATTTTCACCACCGAGGTGCCGTCGGGGTACCTGGCCGACCGCCTGGGACGCCGCACCTTCCTGGTGGCCGGGATGGCCTGCAAGGCGACAGCCGCCCTGCTCTTGCTCTATCCGGTGAACCTGGGGGTCGTGCTGGCGTCGGCAGCCCTGACGGGCCTGGCGCGGACCCTTCCTTCCGGGACGAACCTGGCCTATTTCCGGGAGGTGGCCGAGAAGGTGGCTGGGGCGGCGGCCGAGGCGGCTCAAAACCGGGACCCGGCCGAGTCGCCATCCCCGCCCGGAAGAACCGGCCCTGACGGCCATCCGCGCGAGGTTGCCGCCTTCGACCGGCTGCTGGCCACCTACGTCACCCTGACTGCCACGGGCACGCTGCTGGCCGGATGGGTCGGCGGCCTGGTCGCCGGTCGGTCCTTCCAATGGCTCTACGCCCTGGAAGCGGCGGTGGCGGCGACGGGGATGATCGTGGCGGCAGGACTCCCCCGCACGGGTGGGGGTTCCGGTCCCGTTCTCCACGGGGCGGGCGGGGCCGGGGTGAGGCGCGGCGACTTGCTGGCATCGCTCGCATCGCGATGGTCCCTGGCCCGGTCCACATGGACCGTCGCGAGCCGGCATTGGCAAACCTTGGCCCTGGTTGTCGTGGTCGCCCTGACCTGGGCGGGATCGGCCGCGGCCACCGAATATACCCAGCCCTTGCTCCTGGCCCTCGGCGCCAGTCCGGGTGCCGTCTCGACCCTTCTGGCCGGTGCCTCGCTGGTCACCATGGCCGGGGCCCGGCTGGCCGGGGCGTGGCGCGGGCCGCGGCGGGCCGTGTTCGTCCTGATTCCGTGGCTTTTGGCAGCCGGGGCCCTGCTGCGGGCCCTGGCTGCGGTGCCGAGCGTCGGTGCGCATCGCGTCGTCACGGGCCCCGCAGAACCGGACGGCGGATTGGCGCTCTTGAACCCAGCTCTGGCGTTGGCCGTGGGGGGCCTCGTGCTGCACCGCCTGGCGGGTGGAGCCAGCCAGGTGACCTTCAACGCGCGGTTACTGGAGGCGGCACCCGCCCACCTTCGGGGCACGGTGCTGTCCGCCGCCAACACGCTCTGGGCGGCGTTGTCGCTGACCTCCTTCCCCGTGTTGGGCTATGCAGGGGAGCGGTGGGGGCTGGGAGTCCTGTTCGGGATCCTGGCGGTGGTCCATGCCGTCACGGCGCTGGCGGCCGTCCGGGTTCGCACCCGATCGGACCGCGGAGTCAGTAGCTAG
- a CDS encoding GNAT family N-acetyltransferase: MKIVRVERAKITRYRDGILKVYREAFSAPPYCEGPEHFERFNTSLASHLERPGFHCYVALEPDGDKVVGFAYGYSGLPGGWWWDTVACALDKESVVRWLEGCFEFVELAVMPAYQRKGIGTLLHNALLDGIPHRKAVLSTLDADTPARRLYERMNWTTLLKDFRFPSGTTPYVIMARDLTARNDG; encoded by the coding sequence TTGAAGATTGTTCGGGTTGAACGGGCGAAGATCACTCGTTACCGCGATGGCATCCTAAAGGTCTATCGGGAGGCATTCTCTGCCCCGCCCTATTGTGAAGGACCGGAGCACTTCGAGCGGTTCAACACCTCACTGGCTTCGCACCTGGAACGCCCGGGGTTTCACTGCTATGTTGCTTTGGAACCCGACGGTGACAAGGTAGTGGGGTTCGCCTACGGGTACAGTGGACTCCCCGGTGGCTGGTGGTGGGACACAGTAGCTTGCGCCCTGGACAAGGAGAGCGTCGTACGCTGGTTGGAAGGCTGCTTCGAGTTTGTCGAGTTGGCCGTCATGCCGGCATACCAGAGGAAAGGAATCGGGACACTGCTGCACAACGCCCTTCTCGACGGCATCCCGCACCGAAAGGCGGTACTCTCCACCCTGGATGCGGATACCCCCGCCCGTCGATTGTACGAGCGCATGAACTGGACAACTTTGCTGAAGGACTTCCGCTTCCCGAGCGGAACCACTCCGTACGTGATCATGGCTCGGGATCTGACAGCGCGGAATGATGGGTGA